From Heliomicrobium modesticaldum Ice1, a single genomic window includes:
- the plsX gene encoding phosphate acyltransferase PlsX — protein sequence MRIALDAMGGDHAPGEIVKGAIEAAEELHLQILLVGRPDAIEPLLKEASAGARSRLDIVAASEVIAMDESPATALRKKKDASIVVATRLVKEGRAQALVSAGSTGAQMAASLLGLGRISGIDRPAIATILPTLEGGKLLLDVGANSEAKPRNLLQFAHMGSIYAEKVMGIANPRVALLNIGEEETKGNELVLGAYGMLREAPLHFIGNVEGRDIFFGRADVIVCDGFVGNVVLKFGEGMVSALKTMIKDELKNSRMAQLGALLAAPALRGMGKRLDYAEYGGAPLLGVNGVSIICHGSSKAKAIKNALRVARQGVQQNFIAAIQEHIPGKVEPVC from the coding sequence TTGCGCATTGCGCTGGACGCCATGGGCGGTGATCACGCTCCGGGAGAAATCGTCAAAGGCGCCATCGAGGCTGCAGAGGAACTGCACCTGCAGATCCTGCTCGTCGGGCGTCCTGACGCCATTGAGCCCCTGCTCAAGGAAGCCTCCGCCGGCGCTCGTTCGCGCCTGGATATTGTCGCCGCCTCTGAGGTCATCGCCATGGATGAATCGCCCGCCACGGCCCTCCGCAAGAAAAAGGACGCCTCGATCGTCGTGGCGACGAGGCTCGTCAAGGAAGGGCGCGCCCAGGCGCTCGTGTCCGCCGGCTCAACAGGCGCCCAGATGGCCGCCTCCCTGCTGGGTTTGGGGCGCATCAGCGGCATCGACCGTCCTGCCATCGCCACGATCCTGCCCACACTGGAGGGCGGCAAACTGCTGCTGGACGTGGGCGCCAATTCGGAGGCCAAACCCCGGAACCTGCTTCAGTTCGCGCACATGGGCAGCATCTATGCCGAGAAAGTGATGGGGATCGCCAACCCTCGCGTCGCCCTGCTCAACATCGGTGAAGAGGAGACGAAGGGGAACGAACTCGTTCTGGGTGCTTACGGGATGCTCCGGGAGGCGCCGCTCCACTTCATCGGCAACGTGGAAGGTCGCGATATTTTCTTCGGTCGCGCTGACGTGATCGTCTGCGACGGTTTTGTCGGCAATGTGGTCTTGAAGTTCGGCGAAGGCATGGTCAGCGCCCTGAAGACGATGATCAAAGACGAATTGAAAAACAGCCGCATGGCTCAGTTGGGCGCCTTATTGGCCGCTCCGGCTTTGCGGGGCATGGGGAAACGCCTTGATTATGCCGAATACGGCGGCGCGCCCCTTTTGGGTGTCAACGGTGTTTCCATCATCTGCCACGGATCGTCGAAGGCGAAGGCGATCAAGAACGCCCTGCGGGTGGCCCGCCAGGGTGTGCAACAGAACTTCATCGCCGCCATACAGGAACATATCCCCGGGAAGGTGGAGCCGGTATGTTGA